In Arthrobacter citreus, a genomic segment contains:
- a CDS encoding tyrosine-protein phosphatase has product MNTELHPGPQASAGLPPSVAGLFNFRDAAAVTGTPGLRRGLLFRSGALNDLNAAGLAELAAARIATILDLREPGEVASAPDIVPAGIRVVNVPLYCGSIPVSEPIETVYRHLLQNCAQAMTSAVGEVIRNLNGGVLVHCAAGKDRTGLVIALVLDAVGASRSAIVEDYSCTESALPDSFRRAVLARLSGLISDSAEMATAVRLHLASPPEVLNGALQDLAAESFEGETGAAAYLLRHGLGQDLLDHARILLRGTGLPTA; this is encoded by the coding sequence ATGAATACTGAACTGCACCCCGGTCCGCAGGCATCTGCAGGCCTTCCACCCTCAGTTGCCGGACTGTTCAATTTCCGTGACGCGGCAGCAGTAACCGGCACTCCGGGACTGCGCAGGGGACTTCTCTTCCGGTCCGGAGCCCTTAATGACCTCAACGCTGCAGGCCTCGCTGAGCTGGCCGCAGCACGGATCGCCACAATTTTGGACCTGCGCGAGCCGGGGGAGGTCGCCTCCGCTCCCGACATTGTTCCCGCCGGCATACGGGTGGTGAACGTTCCGCTCTACTGCGGAAGCATCCCCGTCTCCGAACCGATTGAAACCGTCTACCGGCATTTGCTGCAGAACTGCGCCCAGGCAATGACCAGCGCCGTCGGTGAGGTGATCAGGAACCTCAACGGCGGGGTCCTGGTGCACTGTGCTGCCGGGAAAGATCGCACCGGGCTGGTCATCGCGCTGGTGCTTGACGCCGTCGGGGCCTCGCGTAGTGCCATTGTGGAGGACTACTCCTGCACCGAATCAGCCCTTCCCGATTCCTTCCGGCGGGCTGTGTTGGCCCGGCTCAGCGGCCTGATCAGCGATTCTGCGGAAATGGCTACCGCTGTCCGGCTGCATCTGGCCAGCCCGCCCGAGGTTCTGAACGGCGCGCTGCAGGACTTGGCTGCAGAATCCTTCGAGGGTGAGACGGGCGCCGCCGCGTACCTGCTGCGGCACGGTCTGGGCCAGGACTTGCTGGACCACGCCCGCATCCTGTTGCGCGGGACCGGACTCCCCACGGCATGA
- a CDS encoding LacI family DNA-binding transcriptional regulator, whose translation MSPTIHDVARAAGVSIKTVSNVVNDNPKVGPETRSRVRRVIDELGYRPNLSARGLRSGKTGVIGLAVPSLRENYFAELADSVIRAAATRGLRVLIEQTNGERKLELAALSGGSLRFVDGMLFSPAELGQEDVDVLTMDEPLVLLGERIFGGPTDHVTMHNTSSARAAVEHLLEIGRTRIALVGASRSPDDDGASSASLRERGYHAALAAAGIDTDPELVVRGGSWGRETGAAAIRDLCRRGVQFDAVFALNDTLALGALRRLAEEGLSVPGDVAVIGFDNIDEARFSLPSLTSVDPGRDEIAETAVSLLVERISEKGAPSGPRTVKAGFRIIRRESTGFRGVDGGGDGPGAAGPET comes from the coding sequence ATGAGTCCGACAATCCACGATGTGGCGCGGGCAGCCGGCGTATCCATCAAAACGGTGTCCAACGTGGTGAATGACAATCCCAAGGTCGGACCGGAAACCCGGTCCCGGGTGCGCCGGGTCATCGACGAGCTGGGGTATCGGCCCAACCTGTCCGCACGCGGGCTGCGCTCGGGCAAGACCGGAGTTATTGGGCTGGCGGTTCCCTCGCTGCGGGAAAACTACTTTGCCGAGCTTGCGGATTCGGTGATCCGCGCCGCTGCCACCAGGGGGCTGCGGGTCCTGATTGAACAGACCAACGGGGAGCGGAAACTCGAGCTCGCGGCGCTCTCCGGCGGCTCGCTGCGGTTTGTGGACGGCATGCTGTTCAGCCCCGCGGAGCTTGGCCAGGAGGACGTTGATGTCCTGACCATGGACGAGCCCCTGGTGCTGCTGGGCGAGCGGATTTTCGGTGGCCCCACCGACCACGTGACCATGCACAACACCTCCTCCGCGCGGGCCGCCGTCGAGCACCTGCTGGAAATCGGGCGGACCCGGATTGCCCTGGTGGGAGCCTCCCGGAGCCCTGACGACGACGGCGCGAGCTCGGCCAGCCTGCGCGAGCGCGGCTACCACGCGGCGCTGGCGGCGGCCGGAATAGACACCGATCCGGAGCTGGTGGTGCGCGGCGGCAGCTGGGGCCGGGAAACCGGTGCCGCGGCCATCCGCGACCTGTGCCGCCGGGGTGTGCAGTTTGATGCCGTGTTTGCGCTCAACGACACCCTTGCCCTGGGCGCGCTGCGCCGGCTCGCGGAGGAGGGGCTGAGCGTGCCCGGCGACGTGGCCGTCATCGGCTTCGACAACATTGACGAGGCCCGCTTCTCGCTGCCGTCGCTGACCAGCGTGGACCCCGGCCGGGACGAGATTGCCGAAACCGCCGTCAGCCTGCTGGTGGAGCGGATCTCGGAAAAGGGTGCGCCCTCCGGGCCGCGGACCGTGAAGGCCGGCTTCCGGATTATCCGGCGCGAGTCCACGGGGTTTCGAGGTGTCGACGGCGGCGGCGACGGCCCGGGTGCCGCCGGCCCCGAGACATAG
- a CDS encoding alpha-N-arabinofuranosidase, whose protein sequence is MPNARLTLDPHFTVGPVSRRVFGSFVEHLGRSVYDGIYEPGHRTANEDGFRQDVIDLVRELGVSTIRYPGGNFVSGYRWEDGVGPRQSRPRRLDLAWHSTETNEVGLDEFARWIKEVDGELMYAVNLGTRGVQEALDVLEYANIPSGTTLSDQRIANGSAEPHAIRIWCLGNEMDGPWQLGHGTAEEYARLAGKTARAMRQVDPNLELVVCGSSGAGMPTFGEWERTVLEETYDDVDFISCHAYYEPHDGDVASFLASAVSMDRFIDSVVASADHVKAVRRSDKTMYLSFDEWNVWYQSVYNDVEKITDASEWPQAPRLLENAYSAMDAVVVGGLLISLLRHADRVTAASLAQLVNVIAPITTEPQGPAWRQTTFYPFAITSRLARGTVLDPKIDSPTMVTDAYGEVPMVDAVATHDDDAGTASVFLVNRSLTETVTISIDAGPLGVDSVHSAQTLHDEDFSAGNTLQDQDRVVPEPNKSARMENGTVTVTLPPVSWTALELH, encoded by the coding sequence ATGCCCAACGCCCGCCTCACCCTTGACCCACATTTCACTGTGGGACCGGTCAGCCGCCGAGTCTTCGGCTCCTTCGTGGAACACCTCGGCCGCAGCGTTTATGACGGCATTTACGAACCCGGGCACCGCACCGCCAACGAGGACGGCTTCCGCCAGGACGTCATCGACCTGGTCCGCGAACTGGGAGTGTCCACCATCCGCTATCCGGGCGGAAACTTCGTCTCCGGCTACCGCTGGGAGGACGGCGTGGGACCGCGCCAGTCCCGGCCGCGCCGGCTGGACCTGGCCTGGCACTCCACCGAAACCAACGAAGTGGGCCTGGACGAGTTTGCCCGCTGGATCAAAGAGGTCGACGGCGAACTAATGTACGCGGTGAACCTGGGCACCCGCGGCGTGCAGGAAGCGCTGGACGTGCTCGAGTACGCCAACATCCCCTCGGGCACCACCCTCTCGGACCAGCGCATCGCCAACGGCAGCGCGGAGCCGCATGCGATCCGCATCTGGTGCCTGGGCAACGAAATGGACGGCCCCTGGCAGCTTGGCCACGGCACCGCCGAAGAGTACGCGCGGCTGGCGGGGAAAACCGCGCGGGCCATGCGCCAGGTGGATCCGAACCTGGAGCTCGTGGTCTGCGGCAGCTCAGGCGCCGGCATGCCGACCTTCGGCGAATGGGAGCGCACCGTGCTGGAGGAGACGTACGACGACGTCGACTTCATCTCCTGCCACGCCTACTACGAGCCGCACGACGGCGACGTGGCCAGCTTCCTGGCCTCGGCGGTCAGCATGGACCGCTTCATCGATTCGGTGGTGGCGAGCGCCGACCATGTGAAGGCCGTCCGCCGCAGCGACAAGACCATGTACCTCTCCTTTGACGAATGGAACGTCTGGTACCAAAGCGTTTACAACGACGTCGAGAAGATCACCGATGCCTCCGAGTGGCCACAGGCCCCGCGCCTGCTGGAGAACGCGTACTCGGCGATGGACGCCGTCGTCGTCGGCGGTCTCCTGATCAGCCTGCTGCGCCACGCGGACCGGGTAACCGCTGCGAGCCTGGCCCAGCTGGTGAACGTCATTGCGCCGATCACCACCGAACCGCAGGGACCGGCGTGGCGGCAGACCACCTTCTACCCGTTCGCGATCACCTCCCGGCTGGCCCGCGGCACCGTCCTGGATCCGAAGATCGACTCCCCCACCATGGTCACTGACGCCTACGGCGAGGTTCCGATGGTGGACGCCGTCGCCACGCACGACGACGACGCCGGCACCGCCTCAGTGTTCCTGGTCAACCGCAGCCTCACCGAAACCGTCACCATCAGCATCGATGCCGGCCCGCTCGGCGTCGACAGCGTCCACAGCGCGCAGACCCTGCACGATGAGGACTTCTCCGCCGGCAACACCCTCCAGGACCAGGACCGGGTGGTTCCCGAACCCAACAAAAGCGCGCGCATGGAGAACGGAACGGTCACCGTGACCCTTCCGCCCGTCTCCTGGACCGCACTGGAGCTGCACTAA
- a CDS encoding ABC transporter substrate-binding protein has protein sequence MRNTKIQAKTLLAAGMTTALAMAMVSCGSNDDDGGGSGAGASKTNCANDIVVEDAPVVTYWGWFEDTAQTVDKFNETHDDVQICWTNAGQGADAYTKLSTSLQSKSGAPDIAQIEYDWLNSFLIQGGLVDMTEHGIEEYKDNFTAGAWRDVSSGDSVYAVPVDLGPVGMWYRQDIFDKHGIPVPTTWDEYAAAAKQLSDATGGKTLIGNFAPNGQGQHYAFLDQAGAKPFDFDNSNPSDISINHNDEASKKVFDYWIDLVDQDLVGTDQAWTPEFSTALGTGKYATAIYPVWYNVHIPALEGADAEAVWRAAPIPQWDASSPKQVNWGGSTLAVTVQADDAALATKVAAELYESQETKELGVEVGGLFLAYPEMIESEYFQNRPYEFYGGQQLNKEIFGTAALEYEGVTFSPFTQFYYDESQRLLSEAIEGNMTAAEAADELQASLETYATEQGFTLK, from the coding sequence GTGCGAAACACAAAGATCCAAGCAAAGACCCTACTCGCCGCAGGCATGACAACGGCGCTGGCCATGGCCATGGTGTCCTGCGGCAGTAACGACGACGACGGCGGGGGCAGCGGCGCGGGAGCGAGCAAGACGAACTGCGCCAATGACATCGTGGTCGAGGACGCCCCGGTGGTCACCTACTGGGGCTGGTTCGAGGACACCGCGCAGACGGTGGACAAGTTCAATGAGACCCACGACGACGTGCAGATCTGCTGGACCAACGCCGGGCAGGGCGCCGATGCCTACACCAAGCTGTCCACTTCCCTGCAGTCCAAGTCCGGCGCCCCGGACATCGCCCAGATTGAATACGACTGGCTGAACAGCTTCCTGATCCAGGGCGGCCTGGTGGACATGACCGAACACGGGATCGAGGAGTACAAGGACAACTTCACCGCCGGCGCCTGGCGCGATGTCTCCAGCGGCGACAGCGTCTACGCGGTTCCGGTCGACCTCGGGCCCGTGGGCATGTGGTACCGGCAGGACATCTTCGACAAGCACGGCATTCCGGTGCCCACCACCTGGGACGAGTACGCCGCTGCGGCCAAGCAGCTCAGCGACGCCACCGGTGGAAAGACCCTGATCGGCAACTTTGCGCCGAACGGCCAGGGCCAGCACTACGCGTTCCTGGACCAGGCCGGCGCCAAGCCCTTCGACTTCGACAACAGCAATCCCAGCGACATCAGCATCAACCACAATGATGAGGCCAGCAAGAAGGTCTTTGACTACTGGATAGATCTGGTGGACCAGGACCTGGTGGGCACCGACCAGGCCTGGACGCCGGAATTCAGCACCGCACTGGGGACCGGCAAGTACGCCACGGCCATCTACCCCGTCTGGTACAACGTCCACATCCCCGCACTGGAAGGCGCCGACGCGGAAGCGGTGTGGCGGGCGGCTCCGATCCCGCAGTGGGATGCCTCCAGCCCCAAGCAGGTGAACTGGGGCGGGAGCACCCTGGCCGTGACGGTCCAGGCCGACGACGCCGCCCTCGCCACCAAGGTGGCCGCGGAACTCTACGAGTCCCAGGAAACCAAGGAACTCGGCGTCGAGGTGGGCGGACTCTTCCTTGCCTACCCCGAAATGATCGAGTCCGAGTACTTCCAGAACCGCCCCTACGAGTTCTACGGCGGGCAGCAGCTGAACAAGGAAATCTTCGGCACCGCGGCGCTTGAGTATGAAGGCGTGACGTTCTCCCCGTTCACGCAGTTCTACTACGACGAATCCCAGCGGCTGCTCTCCGAAGCGATCGAGGGCAACATGACGGCGGCGGAAGCGGCCGACGAACTGCAGGCATCACTGGAAACCTACGCCACCGAGCAGGGTTTCACTCTGAAATAA
- a CDS encoding sugar ABC transporter permease: protein MSATSEQETPARPPAVLKRGTSLERKTARFGWVFLAPFAVVFLVFLVLPLCYAFWMSLHTNTLAGGEQFAGLANYAKAFTDQRFLSGLTRVAGFALVFVPLQIGLALVFALILDDIRSRLSRFTRLLIFAPYAIPGVIGALMWGFLYSPSFGPLVGFFDFLNVQAPDLLSRNSIFWSLTNIVTWQWTGYYMIIIYASLQSIDPSVYEAARIDGASKLQTALQIKVPIVTSSLVLTMVFALIGTLQFFTEPQVLAPLAGNAIDAAYTPNLYAYNLAFSYQQFNYASAISFALGLMVFLASIIFLIATRKKSGLN from the coding sequence ATGTCAGCCACCTCAGAGCAAGAAACGCCGGCCCGGCCCCCGGCCGTGCTGAAACGCGGAACCAGCCTGGAGCGCAAAACCGCGCGGTTCGGATGGGTGTTTCTCGCCCCGTTCGCGGTTGTGTTTCTGGTGTTCCTCGTCCTGCCCCTCTGCTACGCCTTCTGGATGAGCCTGCACACGAACACCCTCGCGGGCGGTGAACAGTTCGCCGGCCTGGCAAACTACGCCAAGGCCTTCACCGACCAGCGTTTCCTCTCCGGCCTGACCCGCGTGGCCGGGTTTGCCCTCGTCTTTGTTCCGCTCCAAATCGGACTGGCGCTGGTCTTCGCGCTGATCCTCGACGACATCCGCAGCCGCCTCTCCCGGTTCACCCGGCTGCTCATCTTCGCGCCGTACGCCATCCCCGGCGTGATCGGCGCCCTGATGTGGGGGTTCCTCTACAGCCCGTCCTTCGGACCGCTGGTGGGGTTCTTCGATTTCCTGAACGTGCAGGCGCCCGATCTGCTGAGCCGGAATTCCATCTTTTGGTCGCTGACCAACATTGTGACCTGGCAGTGGACCGGCTATTACATGATCATCATCTACGCGTCCCTGCAGTCGATCGACCCCTCTGTGTATGAGGCCGCCCGCATCGACGGAGCCTCCAAACTGCAGACGGCCCTGCAGATCAAGGTCCCCATTGTCACGTCCTCGCTGGTGCTCACCATGGTGTTTGCCCTGATCGGAACACTGCAGTTCTTCACCGAACCCCAGGTGCTTGCACCGCTGGCCGGCAACGCGATCGACGCCGCCTACACCCCCAACCTCTACGCCTACAATCTGGCGTTCTCCTACCAGCAGTTCAACTACGCGTCGGCCATTTCCTTCGCGCTGGGGCTGATGGTCTTCCTCGCCTCCATCATTTTCCTGATCGCCACCCGCAAGAAGAGCGGACTCAACTGA
- a CDS encoding carbohydrate ABC transporter permease, whose amino-acid sequence MTTSPAPLLDDAVTATGPRRKRGENKPRRERAVGMHILLAVASLYFLLPLWWLLVAGSKSTQGLFTGSGGPLWFDSNFALFDNLQQLATYNNGIYLRWLGNSFLYATAGGVGATVLAVLAGYAFAKYRFRGRTVSFMILLASVMVPATALVIPTYVLFNNLGLTNTVWAVILPSLLSPFGVYLMRVYVQDAIPDELLDAARVDGSGEIRTFFTIALPLMRPAVVTVLLLSVVGGWNNYFLPLAMISDQTLLPVTVGLNAWQVQSNSATANGLIWNLVTSGSLVSVIPLIIAFLMLQKYWQGGLSLGSLK is encoded by the coding sequence ATGACAACTTCACCGGCACCCCTCCTCGACGATGCCGTCACCGCCACCGGTCCGCGCCGGAAACGCGGCGAAAACAAGCCCCGGCGGGAACGCGCCGTCGGCATGCACATCCTCCTCGCCGTCGCATCCCTGTATTTCCTGCTGCCGCTGTGGTGGCTTCTGGTCGCGGGCAGCAAGAGCACCCAGGGGCTGTTTACCGGCAGCGGAGGTCCGCTCTGGTTCGACTCCAACTTTGCCCTGTTCGACAACCTCCAGCAGCTGGCCACCTACAACAACGGCATCTATCTGCGCTGGCTGGGCAACTCGTTCCTGTACGCGACGGCTGGCGGTGTGGGCGCCACGGTTTTGGCCGTGCTGGCCGGCTACGCGTTTGCCAAGTACCGCTTCCGGGGACGGACCGTCAGCTTCATGATCCTGCTGGCCTCGGTGATGGTGCCGGCGACGGCGCTGGTCATCCCCACGTATGTGCTGTTCAACAACCTGGGCCTGACCAACACCGTGTGGGCGGTGATCCTTCCGTCGCTGCTGAGCCCCTTCGGCGTGTACCTGATGCGGGTTTACGTGCAGGATGCCATTCCGGATGAGCTGCTCGACGCCGCACGGGTGGATGGTTCCGGCGAAATCCGGACATTCTTCACCATCGCGCTGCCGTTGATGCGGCCGGCGGTTGTCACCGTGCTGCTGCTCTCCGTGGTGGGCGGCTGGAACAACTACTTCCTGCCGCTGGCCATGATTTCGGACCAGACGCTGCTGCCCGTCACGGTGGGCCTGAACGCCTGGCAGGTGCAGTCGAACTCTGCCACCGCCAACGGCCTGATCTGGAACCTGGTCACGAGCGGGTCGCTGGTGTCCGTCATTCCGCTGATCATCGCGTTCCTGATGCTGCAGAAGTACTGGCAGGGCGGGCTGTCGCTGGGCAGCCTCAAGTAG
- a CDS encoding DUF202 domain-containing protein, translated as MPRPPVPAHQDPGLQPERTTLAWGRTALALFAAGLLFLRWLPYYGPWILLLIVLTGSLAVGIYLTQRRRYSSRVTGIAAERFPADVHAILWTSGAVLLTGVLSLIILITA; from the coding sequence ATGCCCAGACCACCTGTTCCTGCTCACCAGGACCCCGGGCTTCAACCCGAACGCACCACGCTGGCCTGGGGCAGGACAGCCCTGGCGCTCTTCGCTGCCGGACTCCTCTTTCTGCGCTGGCTGCCGTACTACGGCCCGTGGATTCTCCTTTTGATCGTGCTGACCGGCTCCCTCGCCGTCGGCATTTACCTCACTCAGCGCCGCCGATACTCCTCGCGTGTCACCGGAATCGCGGCCGAACGCTTTCCTGCGGACGTGCACGCGATCCTCTGGACAAGCGGTGCAGTTCTGCTGACGGGGGTTCTGAGCCTGATCATCCTGATCACCGCCTAG
- a CDS encoding YidH family protein, protein MTEQDHERGWLTRKVLPGGTEPDPRFTLANERTFLAWIRTSLGFLAGGLALEAFAVEAFPEPLRKVLAITLVATGMLISAGAAVRWISVESSMRHGRPLPLPLIVPFLGLAGAVTAAVVAILIFLN, encoded by the coding sequence ATGACCGAGCAGGACCATGAACGCGGATGGCTGACCCGCAAGGTACTTCCCGGTGGCACGGAACCCGACCCCAGGTTCACGCTGGCCAACGAACGAACCTTCCTCGCGTGGATTCGCACCTCGCTGGGCTTCCTCGCAGGCGGACTGGCGCTGGAGGCATTTGCGGTCGAGGCCTTCCCCGAACCCCTGCGCAAGGTCCTGGCCATCACCCTGGTGGCTACCGGAATGCTGATCAGCGCCGGGGCGGCAGTCCGCTGGATTTCCGTCGAATCCAGCATGCGTCACGGAAGGCCGCTGCCTCTACCCCTGATCGTTCCATTCCTCGGGTTGGCCGGGGCAGTGACGGCGGCGGTTGTGGCTATTCTGATTTTCCTGAACTAA